From a region of the uncultured Desulfatiglans sp. genome:
- the raiA gene encoding Ribosomal subunit interface protein, with protein sequence MDITVTFRRTEPSEALKVYAEEKVSKVRKYLDVPVEAHIVLSVEKFRHQADVTLIVNGTRIKAMEETGDMYSAIDQVMDKIEKQVKRHLQKIRERRPEGAKPEEEGEGEETSAAAETVIAVEQMIAKPMDTEEAVMQLNLSKQEFLVFRNAKSLEVNVLYRKKDGSLGLIEPAS encoded by the coding sequence ATGGATATCACTGTGACCTTCAGACGTACCGAACCGAGCGAAGCGTTGAAAGTGTACGCGGAGGAAAAGGTTTCCAAGGTCAGAAAGTATCTCGATGTTCCGGTCGAGGCCCATATCGTTCTGAGTGTCGAAAAGTTCAGGCACCAGGCGGATGTTACCCTGATCGTCAACGGGACGCGTATCAAGGCCATGGAAGAGACCGGCGACATGTATTCAGCCATCGATCAGGTGATGGACAAGATCGAGAAGCAGGTGAAGCGCCATCTGCAAAAGATCAGAGAACGGCGTCCCGAAGGTGCGAAGCCGGAGGAAGAGGGTGAAGGAGAAGAGACGTCAGCCGCAGCGGAGACCGTGATCGCGGTCGAGCAGATGATCGCCAAGCCGATGGATACTGAAGAAGCGGTCATGCAATTGAATCTGTCGAAGCAGGAATTCCTGGTGTTCCGGAACGCCAAGAGCCTGGAGGTCAATGTGCTTTACAGGAAGAAAGACGGCAGTCTAGGCCTGATCGAGCCGGCGAGCTGA